A window of Candidatus Trichorickettsia mobilis genomic DNA:
TGTCGAAATTTCAGTCATTGTTATGCGGTAGCGTATTTACCGTGCTTGCTTCGAGATAATTACGGCAACTGCGTTAATCTGCAAAAGAGTTTTCTTGTAAAAGCTGGGAGCCGGTAACCATAGATAAAGAAATGGTTAGAACCGGGCTTGTAGCAAAAGAAGGCAAAGACAGGCTTGTATGTAAGGGCGTGCCTTGTATTGACGGTAACTGCGTCGATAAAAGTTATTTAACCGACGGCGACATGATGGATTCGGTATCCAAATTATATGCGGTAAGTCAAATGAAGGGTGCGCTTGATCTTAATTTTAAACTATTTGCGGGCTTTGCTCAGAGTTGTAGCAAGAAGGCTACCTCTTATACTAATTGCTGTTCTACTAGTTTAAAAGGATGGGGTAAAAACTTGGGAGCAAAATGTACCAAGGATGAAATAGATTTAGTCGATAAGCGTCAGAAAAATCTCTGTAAATATGCTTGTAAAGAGAACAAACAGATGATGGGGATAACCACGGTAGTTAAACATCATTACTGCTGCTTCGGGAGTTTGCTTAATAAAGTGATTCAGGTTGAGGGTAGAAAACAGTTATTTCCTTCAAAGCATGTAGATCAGTTATTTAATAATAACGGTAAGCCGGATTGTAGAGGATTAACGCTTGCAGAGATCATGCAGCTGGATTTTGACAAAATGGATTTTAGTGAGTTTTTTATCGATATTTTAAAGCGAATGAAAATACCGAAAGTAGGAGACATCAGTGCCAGAGTTAACTCATCACTACCTAATGTTAGAAAATACGACGGTAATCCAAATAATAAAAAGAATAATATGGCCGGCTGGAATGCCGATGTTAAGGATGATTCATGGGAAGCGCAAGAGGAAAAAAGATTAGAGGCGGAGCGTATAGAAAAAGAGCGTTTAGCAAGACTTGAAGCAGAGAGACGTGAGAGGGAACGATTACTTGCTCTTGAGAGACAAAGGCTAGAAGAAGAGAGAAGAATAGCGGAATTGAAACGCAAACAGGAGGAAGCTAGGTTGGCTGAGTTAAAACGTATAGAAGAAGAGAGACGGCGGGAGATCTTAAGGCAGGAAGAACTAAGAAAACAAAGAAAGTTAGCGAAAGAAAATGAA
This region includes:
- the traN gene encoding conjugal transfer protein TraN yields the protein MVRTGLVAKEGKDRLVCKGVPCIDGNCVDKSYLTDGDMMDSVSKLYAVSQMKGALDLNFKLFAGFAQSCSKKATSYTNCCSTSLKGWGKNLGAKCTKDEIDLVDKRQKNLCKYACKENKQMMGITTVVKHHYCCFGSLLNKVIQVEGRKQLFPSKHVDQLFNNNGKPDCRGLTLAEIMQLDFDKMDFSEFFIDILKRMKIPKVGDISARVNSSLPNVRKYDGNPNNKKNNMAGWNADVKDDSWEAQEEKRLEAERIEKERLARLEAERRERERLLALERQRLEEERRIAELKRKQEEARLAELKRIEEERRREILRQEELRKQRKLAKENELYYLKQQMIGAKNTADNYRSTKIAEDQIRVNNFTSNGNLYMVGRTLEVNLWYPEYLRLFQIYSDLYKSVNKLEQDISRGNY